A window of Rhizobium acidisoli contains these coding sequences:
- a CDS encoding glycosyltransferase family 2 protein, which produces MISPSAGTARQGRPLRIALGIASAGRPSILRETIDYLTGLPDQAERLIVCVPVVEDAAGLADRRDVDVIVGSRGLTAQRNRIIQAAAADTDVLIFLDDDFIPAATFLSRMAAVFAAKPDVAIATGEVLADGVLDGGLSMAKALEVLHTAGEGAEHVADVYNAYGCNMAVRLAPVVEHALAFDEQLPLYGWLEDVDFSRSIARHGRSVYVEGARGVHLGVRSGRQPGRRLGYSQVANPVYLIRKGTMSKGRAIAQIGRNILANMSGALLKDRLIDRWGRLNGNLLALSDLLVGRASPSRILEFGTQSPREMPSPSIATKRR; this is translated from the coding sequence ATGATCTCACCTTCGGCCGGAACAGCAAGACAGGGCCGTCCATTGCGAATTGCCTTAGGGATCGCCTCGGCGGGCCGCCCTTCGATATTGCGGGAGACGATCGATTATCTCACCGGCCTGCCGGATCAGGCGGAACGGCTCATCGTCTGCGTGCCCGTCGTCGAGGACGCGGCCGGGCTTGCCGACCGCCGCGATGTGGACGTCATCGTCGGCAGCCGCGGCCTGACCGCCCAGCGCAACAGGATCATCCAGGCCGCTGCGGCTGATACGGACGTTCTGATCTTCCTCGATGACGACTTCATTCCCGCCGCGACTTTCCTGTCGCGCATGGCGGCCGTCTTTGCAGCAAAGCCGGACGTGGCAATCGCCACCGGCGAGGTGCTGGCCGACGGCGTCCTCGACGGGGGCCTCAGCATGGCGAAGGCCTTGGAGGTTCTCCATACGGCAGGCGAAGGCGCCGAGCATGTGGCGGATGTCTACAACGCCTATGGATGCAACATGGCGGTTCGCCTTGCGCCCGTTGTCGAGCACGCCCTGGCCTTCGACGAACAGTTGCCGCTTTACGGCTGGCTCGAAGATGTCGATTTCAGCAGATCAATCGCCCGCCACGGCCGGTCCGTCTATGTCGAAGGCGCCCGCGGCGTGCATCTCGGGGTCAGATCCGGACGCCAGCCCGGCCGAAGGCTTGGCTATTCGCAGGTCGCCAATCCTGTCTACCTGATCCGCAAGGGTACGATGTCGAAAGGCCGCGCAATCGCGCAGATTGGCCGCAACATCCTGGCCAATATGTCGGGCGCCCTGTTGAAGGACCGGCTGATCGACCGGTGGGGACGTTTGAACGGCAATCTGCTGGCGCTATCCGATCTTCTTGTCGGTCGCGCCTCTCCGTCCCGCATTCTCGAATTCGGCACTCAGTCGCCGCGCGAAATGCCTTCACCGTCGATCGCAACGAAGCGGAGATAG